The Geobacillus genomosp. 3 genome segment TAACTGTGAAAAAGAATTGACACTTGCTGTTATTGGCGGTAAATGGAAAATGCTTATTTTATGGCATCTAGGAAAAGGTGGGACGAAGCGGTTTGGCGAGCTGAAGGCTCTCATGCCGGGGATCACCCAACGAATGCTTGTTAACCAGCTGCGAGAACTGGAAGCAGACCTTATTGTTGAACGCAAAGTCTATCCAGTTGTTCCTCCAAAAGTAGAATATTCACTTACTGAACATGGAAAAAGTCTAATGCCAATTCTCGATGCTATGTATGAGTGGGGTAAAAATTATATGGAGACGGTCGTGAAGGGCCAAGTAAAAATCAATGAATCTGCCAAATAAAAACACTCTTCTTAAAAATTCGAAAACGGCCTTCTCATCTTCCTTTATTTCAATATCGTTATGTTTGTAGAAAGAATGTGTGTTTATTGGAGCGCTAAATCTTATAGAGGAATATAGTCATCAAAAATCGGGCAGCATCTTTATAAATGGTCTGCTGCCCGTTTTTTTACGTATATACATTGATGACTCTCCTCGCTTAATTCTTTATATTCCCTTTTAGTATACTTTTTTACACTATGTTACATGAAAGTGTGTACTTGTTAAAGCGAATGATGTGCTTAA includes the following:
- a CDS encoding winged helix-turn-helix transcriptional regulator gives rise to the protein MGHVCGKMYNCEKELTLAVIGGKWKMLILWHLGKGGTKRFGELKALMPGITQRMLVNQLRELEADLIVERKVYPVVPPKVEYSLTEHGKSLMPILDAMYEWGKNYMETVVKGQVKINESAK